A genomic stretch from Desulfovibrio sp. TomC includes:
- a CDS encoding SpoIIE family protein phosphatase, with protein MSIRFKLLVLLLALSLLPLGILRTLRGGALEQLGVEMGNLTREALLENAKNQLLTTVEDQARLLDQGARLLTLALASQADRAAQFIENGGRPDATDSVSLTVSEAVHELTSWQVTALEDGRMQVYPEGYPLPPQFDPRHAKWYRDALRSGKLVWTIPSVEPSTHQVTITVSMPLRDASGRTVGVTAIMAPFSRLLADSFRAQGLTPEIKAFLVSTDASEGTSQGLPLIAQYEATSAEVSPENTKFAWCCPSGQLRLSADDPQLGRAMLEDLRSRKSNYRQAFYEGRDALWAYAPTDQWGAALVIVAPVDHMMQTANLARQRLEERVAQQADTSLRFVLAAMAIIATMALWVAGRVTRPIRDLALATERIAQGDLETKVEPHGKDELASLGHAFNNMVPRLRDHARLIEAIALAEELQKNLLPESLPQFAGLEIAAQTKFCEEVGGDFYDVIKDAHGYPGCLSVLLGDVSGHGLDAALLMATARAFLRLRANQNGTPAEVVCEVNRFLTLDTDGTGRFMTLFYMEFDRAAGMISWVRAGHDPAMLFDPEQSTFTELIGPGIPLGVVRDYAFLQQDRCWLLPGQVLLIGSDGLWEARNSFGEMFGKDRTKDVIKSNAELSSQSILDALLASQSEFVGTDTSEDDITLIVIKATQVKNAKNFCWLYP; from the coding sequence ATGAGTATTCGTTTTAAATTATTGGTGCTCCTACTGGCCCTCTCACTGCTTCCTTTGGGTATTCTGCGCACACTCCGAGGGGGAGCCCTGGAACAGCTCGGCGTTGAGATGGGGAATCTCACCCGTGAGGCCCTCCTTGAAAATGCCAAAAATCAACTGCTGACCACCGTGGAAGACCAAGCCCGACTCCTCGACCAGGGGGCACGTCTCCTGACGCTGGCCCTTGCAAGCCAAGCCGACCGTGCCGCGCAATTCATCGAGAATGGAGGTCGGCCGGATGCAACGGACAGCGTCAGTCTGACAGTTTCCGAAGCAGTGCATGAGCTGACAAGCTGGCAGGTAACCGCGTTGGAGGACGGGCGGATGCAGGTCTATCCAGAGGGATATCCATTACCACCTCAGTTCGATCCTCGCCACGCCAAATGGTACCGGGATGCCCTGCGCTCTGGGAAGCTCGTGTGGACTATTCCTTCCGTTGAACCATCTACCCACCAAGTCACCATCACGGTATCCATGCCACTGCGGGACGCCAGTGGTCGAACCGTGGGAGTGACGGCCATCATGGCTCCATTTTCCCGACTGCTTGCGGATTCATTTCGAGCGCAAGGCCTCACCCCGGAGATCAAGGCTTTTCTGGTGTCTACTGATGCGTCTGAGGGGACCTCTCAAGGACTCCCTCTTATCGCTCAATACGAGGCCACCTCTGCTGAAGTCTCACCTGAAAACACGAAATTCGCATGGTGCTGTCCTTCCGGCCAACTTCGACTCAGTGCTGACGATCCCCAGCTTGGCCGAGCAATGTTAGAGGACCTTCGTTCGCGCAAGAGCAATTACCGCCAAGCTTTCTATGAAGGCCGCGATGCACTCTGGGCTTACGCCCCGACCGACCAGTGGGGGGCTGCCCTCGTTATCGTCGCACCCGTTGACCATATGATGCAGACAGCAAATCTGGCTCGACAGCGCCTGGAAGAGCGCGTGGCCCAACAAGCTGACACATCTCTTCGTTTCGTGTTGGCGGCTATGGCTATTATTGCAACTATGGCCTTGTGGGTGGCCGGGCGGGTCACTCGTCCCATACGAGATTTAGCCCTCGCCACGGAGCGCATAGCGCAAGGCGATCTGGAAACTAAAGTCGAGCCGCACGGCAAAGATGAACTGGCTTCCCTCGGACACGCTTTCAACAACATGGTTCCTCGTCTGCGGGATCACGCTCGTCTGATCGAGGCGATTGCTTTGGCCGAAGAACTTCAGAAGAACCTCCTTCCCGAGAGTTTGCCCCAATTCGCTGGGCTGGAGATCGCCGCCCAGACCAAGTTCTGCGAGGAAGTGGGCGGTGACTTCTATGATGTGATCAAGGATGCCCATGGGTATCCTGGCTGTCTGAGCGTGCTTCTTGGGGATGTTTCCGGACACGGATTGGACGCGGCCCTCCTTATGGCTACCGCCCGGGCTTTCTTGCGCCTGCGAGCGAATCAAAACGGAACACCGGCCGAAGTGGTTTGCGAGGTGAATCGCTTCCTCACGTTGGACACGGATGGGACCGGTCGGTTCATGACCCTCTTCTATATGGAATTTGACCGTGCCGCTGGGATGATTTCCTGGGTGCGTGCCGGACATGACCCGGCAATGTTGTTCGATCCAGAACAAAGTACATTCACGGAGTTAATCGGTCCAGGAATCCCTTTAGGAGTCGTAAGGGATTATGCTTTTTTGCAGCAGGATCGTTGTTGGCTGTTGCCAGGACAAGTGCTCCTCATTGGTTCTGATGGTCTTTGGGAGGCAAGGAATTCATTTGGTGAAATGTTTGGGAAAGATCGAACCAAAGATGTGATAAAATCCAATGCTGAGCTTTCATCTCAGTCGATTCTTGACGCACTACTGGCAAGTCAATCCGAATTTGTTGGGACAGATACATCTGAAGATGACATTACATTGATAGTCATCAAAGCAACTCAAGTTAAAAATGCAAAAAATTTCTGCTGGCTGTATCCATGA
- a CDS encoding efflux RND transporter periplasmic adaptor subunit, with the protein MHTNLNDSSVSAKSFGPKKMSETSSRKFSLLPTVLVLLLLVLGAVAGLLVRSQQKTALATTTQILSVPSVAVVSPKPSPAASGMPLPAEIKAWVETPIFSRLNGYLKHRYVDIGDNVVAGQLLAEIDTPELRQEYARAQGQLVQAQAALGTAKQYSDRWALLVKSGSVSVQENADKQADFNLKAAAVESARAEVRRLEELLSFNRLTAPFAGTITARNIDSGDLIVAAGGKELFHLAQTRKLRVFVQAPQGMALGFRTGQDAEITVQERPGRVFPAKVVRTAGVMASDSRTLLVELEVDNPKQEILAGSYAQARFTETKAEAALTLPGNTVLFGAEGPRVCVVKEDGQVEVRPVKLGRDFGQMIEVITGVELKDRIIVNPSESFENGSTVSVSVPSTDPKKQ; encoded by the coding sequence ATGCACACAAATCTAAATGATTCAAGCGTATCAGCGAAAAGCTTCGGGCCGAAAAAGATGTCCGAGACATCTTCAAGAAAGTTCTCGCTTCTGCCCACTGTTCTTGTGCTGCTGCTGTTGGTTCTGGGGGCGGTTGCCGGGCTTCTCGTACGCTCTCAGCAAAAAACCGCCCTGGCCACCACAACGCAAATTCTTTCCGTCCCGAGCGTTGCTGTGGTCTCCCCCAAACCGAGCCCGGCGGCATCCGGCATGCCGCTTCCCGCTGAAATCAAAGCCTGGGTCGAAACACCGATTTTTTCGCGCCTCAATGGCTACCTCAAACACCGGTATGTCGATATCGGAGATAATGTTGTCGCTGGTCAGCTCTTGGCTGAGATCGATACGCCAGAACTTCGCCAGGAGTACGCGCGCGCCCAAGGTCAGTTGGTCCAGGCGCAAGCGGCTCTCGGGACGGCCAAGCAGTATTCCGACCGTTGGGCGCTCCTGGTGAAGTCCGGGAGCGTGAGTGTTCAGGAGAACGCGGACAAGCAGGCAGACTTCAACCTCAAGGCCGCCGCCGTCGAATCTGCCCGTGCGGAAGTGCGCCGACTGGAAGAACTGCTGTCGTTTAATCGCCTGACGGCTCCTTTTGCCGGGACGATAACCGCCCGCAATATCGATTCGGGCGATCTCATCGTGGCGGCCGGAGGCAAGGAGCTTTTTCATCTGGCGCAGACACGCAAGCTTCGGGTATTTGTTCAAGCTCCTCAGGGCATGGCCCTTGGTTTCCGAACTGGGCAGGATGCAGAGATTACTGTCCAGGAACGGCCGGGTCGGGTGTTCCCGGCCAAGGTCGTCCGCACTGCAGGAGTGATGGCGTCTGACTCAAGAACCCTCCTGGTCGAACTCGAAGTTGACAATCCGAAACAAGAAATTCTGGCCGGCAGCTATGCCCAGGCACGTTTCACCGAGACCAAAGCGGAGGCGGCCCTGACCCTGCCTGGGAACACTGTGCTGTTCGGCGCAGAAGGGCCGAGGGTTTGCGTTGTGAAGGAAGATGGTCAGGTCGAGGTTCGGCCGGTAAAGCTTGGACGCGACTTCGGGCAAATGATTGAAGTAATCACGGGTGTGGAACTGAAGGATAGGATTATTGTAAACCCATCCGAATCGTTTGAAAATGGGTCCACAGTATCCGTAAGTGTGCCTTCTACCGATCCCAAAAAACAATAA